One genomic segment of Caballeronia sp. TF1N1 includes these proteins:
- a CDS encoding NAD(P)/FAD-dependent oxidoreductase, giving the protein MHRFIIVGGGAGGLELATRLGDRFGTTDSKTAPRAQVTLVDRNPTHIWKPLLHEVAAGSMDPFTQELEYAAQAMWHGFEFQQGELIALDRATKRITISALRDDEAGEVLPQRELEYDTLVIAIGSTTHFFGVEGAQQHSIALDTVGQAELFRKRLIAACMRAEHFAPEPVAAGIDDSEGPPVPLGSPNAPRIQVAIVGAGATGVELSAELRNTAHVLSAYGLHKLDPKHDIGIVLIEAGPRILPALRDTVSTATAELLTKLGVSLMTGETVAEVSRDSIRTASGKTIRVDLTVWAAGIKAPAILSQLDGLPTNRLGQLIVRRTLQTEADDNIFALGDCAACPWPGNERGVPPRAQAAHQQASFLFKAFERRMNGKSLPEYTYRDFGSLVSLGRYSAVGSLMGGLIGGNMMIEGLFARFMYMSLYRLHIAALHGYARMVLDTIAHWLRRSTAPRVKLH; this is encoded by the coding sequence ATGCATCGATTCATCATCGTCGGCGGAGGGGCCGGCGGTCTCGAATTGGCGACTCGTCTCGGCGACCGTTTCGGTACGACGGACAGTAAAACGGCACCGCGTGCGCAAGTCACGCTGGTGGACCGTAATCCCACGCATATCTGGAAGCCGCTTCTGCATGAAGTGGCCGCAGGCAGCATGGACCCGTTCACGCAGGAACTCGAATACGCCGCGCAGGCCATGTGGCACGGCTTCGAGTTTCAGCAGGGCGAGTTGATTGCGCTGGACCGCGCGACAAAACGCATTACCATCAGCGCGTTGCGCGACGACGAAGCGGGCGAGGTCTTGCCGCAGCGCGAACTGGAATACGACACGCTCGTCATTGCCATCGGCAGCACGACGCATTTCTTCGGCGTCGAAGGCGCGCAGCAACATTCCATCGCGCTCGATACAGTTGGCCAGGCCGAGCTCTTTCGCAAGCGGCTCATCGCGGCATGCATGCGCGCCGAGCACTTTGCGCCGGAACCGGTGGCGGCGGGCATCGACGATTCCGAAGGGCCGCCCGTGCCGCTCGGTTCGCCGAACGCGCCGCGCATTCAGGTGGCGATCGTCGGCGCGGGTGCGACGGGCGTGGAATTGTCGGCGGAACTGCGCAACACGGCGCACGTGCTTTCCGCGTACGGTTTGCACAAGCTGGATCCGAAGCACGACATCGGTATCGTGCTGATCGAAGCGGGGCCGCGCATTCTGCCCGCGCTGCGCGACACGGTATCGACCGCGACGGCCGAGCTATTGACGAAGCTGGGCGTGTCCTTGATGACGGGCGAAACCGTCGCGGAAGTCTCGCGCGATTCCATTCGCACGGCGAGCGGCAAGACCATTCGCGTAGACCTCACGGTGTGGGCGGCGGGCATCAAGGCGCCGGCCATTCTCTCGCAGCTCGACGGCTTGCCGACCAATCGTCTCGGCCAGCTCATCGTGCGCCGCACGCTGCAAACGGAAGCCGACGACAACATATTCGCCCTGGGCGATTGCGCCGCGTGTCCGTGGCCCGGCAACGAGCGCGGTGTGCCGCCGCGCGCGCAGGCGGCGCATCAGCAGGCGAGCTTTCTCTTCAAGGCTTTCGAGCGCCGCATGAACGGCAAATCGCTGCCGGAATATACGTACCGCGATTTCGGTTCGCTCGTGTCGCTCGGTCGCTATAGCGCGGTCGGCAGCCTGATGGGCGGGCTCATCGGCGGCAACATGATGATCGAAGGCCTCTTTGCGCGCTTCATGTACATGTCGCTGTATCGGCTGCATATCGCCGCGCTCCACGGCTACGCGCGCATGGTGCTCGACACCATCGCGCACTGGCTGCGCCGGTCCACCGCGCCGCGCGTCAAGCTGCACTGA
- a CDS encoding dienelactone hydrolase family protein yields MLTPEVDSLIPHVPFDRRNFIKAAFGTGFAACVLPVSAQTIHTDDAGLEAGAVGVRGADGVLVPAYRAQPKGKTHLPVVIVIHEIFGVHEHIADVCRRFAKQGYLAIAPDLYTRQGDASAYKSMQLLNEQLVSKVPDSQVISDIDETVKWAGEHGGDLKRLGITGFCWGGRITWLYAEHNPHVKAAVAWYGRVTGNKTANTPSNPIDNAAELNVPVLGLYGRQDQSIPQDTLEQMKQAVANGQPKARESQIVVYDDAPHAFFADYRPSYRKEDAEDGWKRALAWFREHGVK; encoded by the coding sequence ATGCTTACCCCTGAAGTCGACAGCCTCATTCCCCATGTTCCGTTCGACCGTCGCAACTTCATCAAGGCAGCTTTCGGCACAGGCTTCGCAGCGTGCGTGCTGCCCGTGTCGGCACAAACCATTCATACCGATGACGCGGGTCTCGAAGCCGGCGCCGTGGGCGTGCGCGGCGCGGATGGCGTGCTCGTGCCGGCGTATCGCGCGCAGCCGAAGGGCAAGACGCATCTGCCGGTCGTCATCGTGATCCACGAGATTTTCGGGGTGCACGAGCATATCGCCGATGTCTGCCGGCGCTTCGCCAAGCAAGGCTATCTCGCCATCGCGCCGGATCTCTACACGCGTCAGGGCGATGCCTCGGCGTACAAGTCCATGCAGCTTCTCAACGAGCAGCTTGTCTCGAAGGTGCCTGACTCGCAAGTGATCTCGGACATCGACGAAACCGTCAAATGGGCGGGCGAGCACGGCGGCGATCTGAAGCGGCTAGGTATCACCGGGTTCTGCTGGGGCGGGCGCATTACGTGGCTTTATGCGGAGCACAATCCGCACGTGAAGGCGGCGGTTGCATGGTACGGGCGCGTCACGGGGAACAAGACGGCGAACACGCCGAGCAACCCGATCGACAACGCGGCCGAACTCAATGTGCCTGTGCTCGGGCTATACGGCCGGCAGGATCAGAGCATTCCGCAGGACACGCTCGAACAGATGAAGCAGGCCGTGGCGAATGGCCAGCCGAAGGCGCGGGAGTCGCAGATCGTCGTGTATGACGACGCGCCGCACGCGTTCTTCGCGGA